Within the Micromonospora citrea genome, the region CTCGATCACCGCCACGAACTCGTCGCCGCCGATGCGGTAGAGCTCGTCGCCCTGCCGCAGCGCCCCCTCCAGGGCCCGGGCCAGCCGCACCAGCACCCGGTCGCCGGCCTGGTGGCCGTACGTGTCGTTGACGCTCTTGAAGCCGTCAACGTCGATCGCCAGCAGGGCCGTACGACCGGGGGTGGCCCCGGCGATCCGCCGGCCGAACGGGCCGGTGTGCCCCAGCCCGGTCAGCGGGTCGGAGTTGGCCTGCTCGCGCAGCCGGGCGACGGTACGCAGCCGGTCCAGGCAGCTCCACGCCTGGCCGGCCAGCAACTCCAGCAGGTTGACGGTGGTCGGGTCGGGGCGTAGCAGTCGCTCGTCGGCGACCAGCAGCACGCCGCCGTGATCGTCGGGCGGCCCGACCGGCACCGCGACCAGGGTGCGCACCCCGGCCCCGGCCAGCGGCCGGTGGTCGGGGACCGGCGGGTGCCCCGCCTCGCCGAGGGTGTATCCCACGCCGTGGCGGTGGGCGCGGCTGATCAGCCGGTCCAGCGCGGCCGGGCCCGCCTCCGCCAGCTCGGCCCGGATCCGGGACTCGAACTCGCCGGGAGCGGCCGTCGGCGCGCCCAGCCGGGGCCCGTCCGGACCGGCGAGCAGCAGCACGGCGGCGGAGAGGGTGGACACGTCCCGGGCCGCGGCGATCGCGGCGGTGAACAGGTCCCACTCCGTCGAGGCGGCGGTCAGCGCGGTGGCGTGCCGGAGCAGCTTCTCGCTGCGGCTCTCCGCCGGCGGCCCGCCGAGCGCCACGATCCGGGCACCGAGCCGGGCCGCCAGCCGCTCGGCCGTGTCCCGCCACGGGGCCAGGTCGGCCGGTACGCACCACTGGAGGTCGAGCACGCCGATCGGCCGGCCCGCCGGGTCCCGTACCGGCACGCAGACCTCGGCGATGACGTCGGGGCGTACGGGGATGTAGTCGGGATCGTCGGCGACGTCGGGCACGACCGCGGTCTCGCCGGAGG harbors:
- a CDS encoding GGDEF domain-containing protein, with protein sequence MDHERVIRDVTVRLPMASTAVEACQWTVTALARHAPATISVLLQVHDRLRCVAATGSWQVFSTVPPKTGIVGRVYASGETAVVPDVADDPDYIPVRPDVIAEVCVPVRDPAGRPIGVLDLQWCVPADLAPWRDTAERLAARLGARIVALGGPPAESRSEKLLRHATALTAASTEWDLFTAAIAAARDVSTLSAAVLLLAGPDGPRLGAPTAAPGEFESRIRAELAEAGPAALDRLISRAHRHGVGYTLGEAGHPPVPDHRPLAGAGVRTLVAVPVGPPDDHGGVLLVADERLLRPDPTTVNLLELLAGQAWSCLDRLRTVARLREQANSDPLTGLGHTGPFGRRIAGATPGRTALLAIDVDGFKSVNDTYGHQAGDRVLVRLARALEGALRQGDELYRIGGDEFVAVIEVNRPDEAVRIAERLAEEARRIGRTISVGVALPRPGESPELTLRRADQALYAVKRQGRDGVRLAAA